In the genome of Denticeps clupeoides chromosome 13, fDenClu1.1, whole genome shotgun sequence, one region contains:
- the cluha gene encoding clustered mitochondria protein homolog isoform X2: protein MVSKTDDIPASAPDGGSADLGRDGATPDRKASGKAPFKDPCARGHSANKAVMNGDGGHDHIEEAESKQEGGAGDADPGDEANEQEVIVIQDTGFTVKIQAPGTEPFDLQVSPQEMVQEIHQVLMDREDTCHRTCFSLQLDGNVLDSFAELKSIEGLQEGSLLKVVEEPYTVREARIHVRHVRDLLKSLDPSDAYNGVDCNSLSFLSVFTDGDLGESGKRKKKGSELEQIDCTPPEHILPGSKDRPLVPLQPTNKDWKPLQCLKVLTMSGWNPPPGNRKMHGDLMYLYIVTMEERHVSITASTRGFYLNQSTTYTFSPKPANPSFLTHSLVELLSQISPAFKKNFTALQKKRVQRHPFERIATPFQVYSWTAPQIDHAMDCVRAEDAYTSRLGYEEHIPGQTRDWNEELQTTRELARKNLPERLLRERAIFKVHSDFAAAATRGAMAVIDGNVMAINPGEETRMQMFIWNNIFFSLGFDVKDHYRELGGDAAAHAAPTNDLNGVRAYGAVDVEGLYTLGTVVVDYRGNRVTAQSIIPGILEREQEQSVIYGSIDFGKTVVSHPKYLELLDKTSRPLKVQHHAVLSEKNESVDLCSSVECKGIIGNDGRHYILDLLRTFPPDLNFLPVEDEELPPECQKLGFPCQHRHRLACLRQELIEAFVEHRYLLFMKMAAIQLMQQKANKENKATALTNSASAEMTASSTAAPKDPEASKATQTNSEPTQTVSEATQTPASQPGTTTEITTATTNGTLESITTESQNGGCESPLEGKEAEENILGLAQAKELAESLAAEDGSGIDPKSREVVLNACKAVGSISNTSFDIRFNPDIYSPGVRFPEDCAEDIQKQKQLLKDGAAFLVSCQIPSLVKDCLDHSALPMDGATLTEALHQRGINVRYLGTVLEFVDKTPARAQLDHFYRIGISELITRCAKHIFKTYLQGVELSALSAAVSHFLNCFLSSFPDAVAHLPADELVSRRKNRKRRNRVPGAGDNTAWASLTPTELWKNVVSEAQSYYNFTLQCDNVDLVVEKYGLQKITLLREISIKTGIQILIKEYNFDSRHKTAFTEEDILNIFPVVKHVNPKASDAFHFFQSGQAKVQQGFLKEGCELINEALNLFNNVYGAMHVEICACLRLLARLNYIMGDHPEALSNQQKAVLMSERVLGIEHPNTIQEYIHLALYCFANGQLSTALKLLYRARYLMLMVCGEDHPEMALLDSNIGLVLHGVMEYDLSLRFLENALAINSKYHGPRSLKVALSHHLVARVYESKAEFRSALQHEKEGYTIYKNQVGESHEKTKESSEYLKHLTQQAVALQRTMNEIYKNGSSASIMPLKFTAPSMASVLEQLNIINGIIFIPLSQKDLENLKAEVQRRQMLQEPGKIEENQEDCLLELDDKLPVDD from the exons ATGGTGAGCAAGACCGATGACATCCCGGCGTCGGCGCCCGACGGCGGCTCCGCGGACCTCGGACGGGACGGAGCGACGCCGGACCGCAAGGCGAGCGGCAAGGCGCCCTTCAAGGACCCCTGCGCCCGCG GGCACAGTGCCAACAAAGCAGTGATGAATGGTGACGGCGGCCATGATCACATCGAGGAAGCAGAGTCCAAACAGGAGGGCGGCGCTGGCGACGCCGACCCAGGCGACGAGGCTAATGAGCAGGAGGTGATTGTCATTCAGGACACGGGCTTCACTGTGAAGATCCAGGCCCCGGGCACCGAGCCGTTCGACCTTCAG gTGTCTCCCCAGGAGATGGTACAGGAGATACACCAGGTCCTCATGGACCGCGAGGACACCTGTCACCGCACCTGCTTCTCCCTGCAGCTGGATGGGAACGTGCTGGACAGTTTTGCTGAGCTCAAGTCCATCGAGGGTCTGCAGGAAGGCTCTCTGCTGAAAGTGGTGGAGG AGCCTTACACTGTTCGGGAAGCCCGCATCCATGTACGTCATGTCagagatcttctcaagagcctTGACCCTTCAGATGCTTACAATGGAGTCGACTGCAACTCCCTCTCCTTCCTCAGCGTCTTTACCGATGGAGACCTGGGCG AAAGTGGGAAACGGAAGAAGAAGGGCAGCGAGCTTGAGCAGATTGACTGCACGCCACCGGAGCACATCCTGCCGGGTAGCAAAGATCGCCCCCTGGTGCCACTCCAGCCAACGAACAAAGATTGGAAG CCTCTGCAGTGTCTCAAGGTCCTGACCATGAGTGGCTGGAACCCTCCACCTGGCAACAGGAAAATGCACGGAGATCTCATGTATCTTTACATAGTGACCATGGAGGAGAGACATGTTAGCATCACTGCATCCACCCGTGGATTCTACCTCAACCA GTCCACCACTTATACCTTCAGCCCTAAGCCAGCCAACCCCAGCTTCCTAACCCACTCTCTAGTGGAGCTGCTGAGCCAGATTAGTCCGGCCTTCAAGAAGAACTTCACAGCCCTTCAGAAGAAGAG GGTCCAAAGACACCCATTTGAAAGAATAGCCACGCCTTTCCAGGTGTATAGCTGGACTGCACCTCAGATTGACCATGCCATGGACTGTGTAAGGGCAGAAGATGCTTATACCTCTCGCCTGGGCTATGAAGAGCACATACCTGGCCAG ACCAGAGACTGGAATGAGGAGCTCCAGACAACTAGAGAACTTGCCCGCAAGAACCTCCCAGAACGCTTGCTGAGGGAGAGGGCTATATTCAAG GTCCACAGTGACTTTGCGGCGGCAGCTACACGTGGTGCTATGGCAGTCATCGACGGCAATGTCATGGCCATCAACCCAGGCGAGGAGACCCGAATGCAGATGTTCATCTGGAACAACATTTTCTTCAGCCTTGGCTTTGATGTGAAGGACCACTACCGTGAGCTaggtggagatgctgctgcccaTGCTGCACCCACAAACGACCTCAATGGGGTCCGGGCCTATGGGGCTGTAGATGTTGAGGGCCTCTACACCCTTGGCACGGTCGTTGTGGATTACCGTGGTAACCGTGTGACTGCCCAATCCATCATCCCTGGCATTCTGGAGCGTGAACAAGAGCAGAGTGTCATCTACGGGTCCATCGACTTTGGCAAGACAGTGGTATCTCACCCAAAGTacctggagctgctggacaAGACCAGTCGGCCGCTGAAGGTACAGCACCATGCTGTCCTCAGCGAGAAGAACGAGTCTGTAGACCTCTGCTCATCTGTTGAGTGTAAAGGCATCATTGGAAATGATGGCCGCCACTACATCCTGGACCTCCTGCGCACTTTCCCCCCTGACCTGAACTTCCTGCCTGTGGAAGATGAGGAGCTGCCCCCTGAGTGCCAGAAGCTGGGCTTCCCATGTCAGCATCGCCACCGCCTGGCCTGCCTGCGCCAGGAGCTCATAGAGGCCTTTGTAGAGCACAG ATACCTCCTCTTCATGAAGATGGCTGCCATCCAGCTCATGCAGCAAAAAGCAAACAAGGAGAACAAGGCCACTGCCTTGACCAATAGCGCCAGTGCAGAGATGACCGCTTCATCTACAGCTGCCCCCAAGGATCCTGAAGCTTCAAAGGCAACACAGACCAACTCAGAACCGACACAGACGGTATCTGAGGCCACACAGACCCCAGCTTCGCAGCCTGGAACAACCACAGAAATCACCACAGCAACCACCAATGGGACCCTGGAGTCAATCACCACAGAGAGCCAGAATGGCGGGTGTGAGAGCCCGCTGGAGGGTAAGGAGGCTGAGGAAAATATCCTGGGTCTGGCCCAGGCCAAAGAGCTGGCAGAGTCCTTAGCTGCAGAAGATGGATCTGGTATTG atccAAAGAGCCGAGAGGTTGTCCTCAATGCCTGTAAGGCCGTTGGatcaatcagcaacacttcCTTTGACATTCGCTTCAACCCAGATATATACTCACCAG GTGTTCGTTTCCCTGAAGACTGCGCCGAGGACATTCAGAAGCAGAAGCAGCTTCTGAAAGATGGTGCAGCGTTCCTGGTGTCCTGTCAGATCCCCTCGCTG GTGAAAGACTGTTTAGACCACAGTGCTCTTCCCATGGATGGAGCTACGCTGACTGAAGCCCTGCACCAAAGAGGCATTAACGTCCGCTATCTTGGCACCGTGCTGGAGTTCGTGGACAAGACCCCTGCAAGAGCACAGCTTGACCACTTCTAC AGAATAGGAATTAGTGAGTTAATTACGAGATGTGCAAAACATATCTTCAAGACGTACCTCCAG GGTGTAGAGCTGTCTGCTCTGTCCGCCGCCGTCAGCCACTTCCTCAACTGCTTCCTCAGCTCCTTCCCGGATGCTGTGGCTCACCTTCCCGCCGATGAGCTGGTGTCTCGTAGGAAGAACCGCAAGCGTCGCAACAGAGTCCCTGGAGCGGGGGACAACACTGCGTGGGCCAGCCTGACTCCTACCGAGCTCTGGAAGAACGTTGTGTCTGAGGCTCAGAGCTACTATAACTTCACTCTACAGTG TGACAATGTGGATCTGGTGGTAGAAAAGTATGGCTTGCAGAAAATCACACTGCTGAGAGAGATCTCCATCAAAACCGGCATCCAG ATTCTGATTAAGGAGTATAACTTCGACAGCCGCCACAAAACAGCCTTCACTGAGGAGGACATTCTGAACATCTTCCCTGTTGTCAAACATGTAAACCCCAAGGCCTCTGATGCTTTCCACTTCTTCCAGAGTGGGCAGGCCAAGGTGCAACAAG GGTTCCTTAAGGAGGGCTGCGAGCTCATTAATGAAGCCTTGAACCTTTTTAACAATGTGTATGGAGCCATGCATGTGGAGATCTGTGCCTGCCTGCGCCTCCTGGCACGCCTGAACTACATCATGGGCGACCATCCTGAG GCCCTGAGTAACCAGCAGAAGGCTGTCCTAATGAGTGAGAGAGTACTGGGGATTGAGCATCCCAATACCATTCAGGAATAT ATTCATTTGGCTTTGTACTGCTTTGCAAATGGCCAGTTGTCCACTGCCCTGAAGCTGCTCTACCGCGCCCGCTACCTCATGTTGATGGTGTGCGGAGAAGACCATCCAGAGATGGCCCTGCTCGAC AGCAATATCGGCCTGGTGCTGCATGGAGTGATGGAGTACGACCTGTCCCTGAGGTTCCTAGAAAATGCCTTGGCTATAAACTCTAAATACCACGGACCTCGTTCTCTTAAGGTGGCCCTGAG TCATCACCTGGTGGCAAGAGTATACGAAAGTAAAGCAGAGTTCCGCTCTGCACTGCAGCACGAGAAGGAAGGCTACACTATATACAAGAACCAA GTTGGCGAGTCCCACGAGAAGACAAAGGAAAGTTCAGAGTATCTGAAGCACCTCACACAACAGGCAGTGGCACTGCAGAGGACCATGAACGAGATCTACAAGAACGGATCCAGCGCCAGCATCATGCCCCTCAAA TTCACAGCTCCCAGCATGGCCAGTGTCCTGGAGCAGCTCAACATAATCAATGGCATCATCTTTATTCCTCTAAG CCAAAAAGACTTGGAGAACTTGAAAGCAGAGGTACAGAGGCGACAGATGCTACAGGAACCTGGGAAGATCGAGGAGAATCAAGAGGACTGCCTCCTAGAGCTGGATGACAAGCTGCCTGTGGATGATTAA
- the cluha gene encoding clustered mitochondria protein homolog isoform X4 — protein sequence MNGDGGHDHIEEAESKQEGGAGDADPGDEANEQEVIVIQDTGFTVKIQAPGTEPFDLQVSPQEMVQEIHQVLMDREDTCHRTCFSLQLDGNVLDSFAELKSIEGLQEGSLLKVVEEPYTVREARIHVRHVRDLLKSLDPSDAYNGVDCNSLSFLSVFTDGDLGESGKRKKKGSELEQIDCTPPEHILPGSKDRPLVPLQPTNKDWKPLQCLKVLTMSGWNPPPGNRKMHGDLMYLYIVTMEERHVSITASTRGFYLNQSTTYTFSPKPANPSFLTHSLVELLSQISPAFKKNFTALQKKRVQRHPFERIATPFQVYSWTAPQIDHAMDCVRAEDAYTSRLGYEEHIPGQTRDWNEELQTTRELARKNLPERLLRERAIFKVHSDFAAAATRGAMAVIDGNVMAINPGEETRMQMFIWNNIFFSLGFDVKDHYRELGGDAAAHAAPTNDLNGVRAYGAVDVEGLYTLGTVVVDYRGNRVTAQSIIPGILEREQEQSVIYGSIDFGKTVVSHPKYLELLDKTSRPLKVQHHAVLSEKNESVDLCSSVECKGIIGNDGRHYILDLLRTFPPDLNFLPVEDEELPPECQKLGFPCQHRHRLACLRQELIEAFVEHRYLLFMKMAAIQLMQQKANKENKATALTNSASAEMTASSTAAPKDPEASKATQTNSEPTQTVSEATQTPASQPGTTTEITTATTNGTLESITTESQNGGCESPLEGKEAEENILGLAQAKELAESLAAEDGSGIDPKSREVVLNACKAVGSISNTSFDIRFNPDIYSPGVRFPEDCAEDIQKQKQLLKDGAAFLVSCQIPSLVKDCLDHSALPMDGATLTEALHQRGINVRYLGTVLEFVDKTPARAQLDHFYRIGISELITRCAKHIFKTYLQGVELSALSAAVSHFLNCFLSSFPDAVAHLPADELVSRRKNRKRRNRVPGAGDNTAWASLTPTELWKNVVSEAQSYYNFTLQCDNVDLVVEKYGLQKITLLREISIKTGIQILIKEYNFDSRHKTAFTEEDILNIFPVVKHVNPKASDAFHFFQSGQAKVQQGFLKEGCELINEALNLFNNVYGAMHVEICACLRLLARLNYIMGDHPEALSNQQKAVLMSERVLGIEHPNTIQEYIHLALYCFANGQLSTALKLLYRARYLMLMVCGEDHPEMALLDSNIGLVLHGVMEYDLSLRFLENALAINSKYHGPRSLKVALSHHLVARVYESKAEFRSALQHEKEGYTIYKNQVGESHEKTKESSEYLKHLTQQAVALQRTMNEIYKNGSSASIMPLKVCCLNYDITLNHITDIILTMSGFFPPPQFTAPSMASVLEQLNIINGIIFIPLSQKDLENLKAEVQRRQMLQEPGKIEENQEDCLLELDDKLPVDD from the exons ATGAATGGTGACGGCGGCCATGATCACATCGAGGAAGCAGAGTCCAAACAGGAGGGCGGCGCTGGCGACGCCGACCCAGGCGACGAGGCTAATGAGCAGGAGGTGATTGTCATTCAGGACACGGGCTTCACTGTGAAGATCCAGGCCCCGGGCACCGAGCCGTTCGACCTTCAG gTGTCTCCCCAGGAGATGGTACAGGAGATACACCAGGTCCTCATGGACCGCGAGGACACCTGTCACCGCACCTGCTTCTCCCTGCAGCTGGATGGGAACGTGCTGGACAGTTTTGCTGAGCTCAAGTCCATCGAGGGTCTGCAGGAAGGCTCTCTGCTGAAAGTGGTGGAGG AGCCTTACACTGTTCGGGAAGCCCGCATCCATGTACGTCATGTCagagatcttctcaagagcctTGACCCTTCAGATGCTTACAATGGAGTCGACTGCAACTCCCTCTCCTTCCTCAGCGTCTTTACCGATGGAGACCTGGGCG AAAGTGGGAAACGGAAGAAGAAGGGCAGCGAGCTTGAGCAGATTGACTGCACGCCACCGGAGCACATCCTGCCGGGTAGCAAAGATCGCCCCCTGGTGCCACTCCAGCCAACGAACAAAGATTGGAAG CCTCTGCAGTGTCTCAAGGTCCTGACCATGAGTGGCTGGAACCCTCCACCTGGCAACAGGAAAATGCACGGAGATCTCATGTATCTTTACATAGTGACCATGGAGGAGAGACATGTTAGCATCACTGCATCCACCCGTGGATTCTACCTCAACCA GTCCACCACTTATACCTTCAGCCCTAAGCCAGCCAACCCCAGCTTCCTAACCCACTCTCTAGTGGAGCTGCTGAGCCAGATTAGTCCGGCCTTCAAGAAGAACTTCACAGCCCTTCAGAAGAAGAG GGTCCAAAGACACCCATTTGAAAGAATAGCCACGCCTTTCCAGGTGTATAGCTGGACTGCACCTCAGATTGACCATGCCATGGACTGTGTAAGGGCAGAAGATGCTTATACCTCTCGCCTGGGCTATGAAGAGCACATACCTGGCCAG ACCAGAGACTGGAATGAGGAGCTCCAGACAACTAGAGAACTTGCCCGCAAGAACCTCCCAGAACGCTTGCTGAGGGAGAGGGCTATATTCAAG GTCCACAGTGACTTTGCGGCGGCAGCTACACGTGGTGCTATGGCAGTCATCGACGGCAATGTCATGGCCATCAACCCAGGCGAGGAGACCCGAATGCAGATGTTCATCTGGAACAACATTTTCTTCAGCCTTGGCTTTGATGTGAAGGACCACTACCGTGAGCTaggtggagatgctgctgcccaTGCTGCACCCACAAACGACCTCAATGGGGTCCGGGCCTATGGGGCTGTAGATGTTGAGGGCCTCTACACCCTTGGCACGGTCGTTGTGGATTACCGTGGTAACCGTGTGACTGCCCAATCCATCATCCCTGGCATTCTGGAGCGTGAACAAGAGCAGAGTGTCATCTACGGGTCCATCGACTTTGGCAAGACAGTGGTATCTCACCCAAAGTacctggagctgctggacaAGACCAGTCGGCCGCTGAAGGTACAGCACCATGCTGTCCTCAGCGAGAAGAACGAGTCTGTAGACCTCTGCTCATCTGTTGAGTGTAAAGGCATCATTGGAAATGATGGCCGCCACTACATCCTGGACCTCCTGCGCACTTTCCCCCCTGACCTGAACTTCCTGCCTGTGGAAGATGAGGAGCTGCCCCCTGAGTGCCAGAAGCTGGGCTTCCCATGTCAGCATCGCCACCGCCTGGCCTGCCTGCGCCAGGAGCTCATAGAGGCCTTTGTAGAGCACAG ATACCTCCTCTTCATGAAGATGGCTGCCATCCAGCTCATGCAGCAAAAAGCAAACAAGGAGAACAAGGCCACTGCCTTGACCAATAGCGCCAGTGCAGAGATGACCGCTTCATCTACAGCTGCCCCCAAGGATCCTGAAGCTTCAAAGGCAACACAGACCAACTCAGAACCGACACAGACGGTATCTGAGGCCACACAGACCCCAGCTTCGCAGCCTGGAACAACCACAGAAATCACCACAGCAACCACCAATGGGACCCTGGAGTCAATCACCACAGAGAGCCAGAATGGCGGGTGTGAGAGCCCGCTGGAGGGTAAGGAGGCTGAGGAAAATATCCTGGGTCTGGCCCAGGCCAAAGAGCTGGCAGAGTCCTTAGCTGCAGAAGATGGATCTGGTATTG atccAAAGAGCCGAGAGGTTGTCCTCAATGCCTGTAAGGCCGTTGGatcaatcagcaacacttcCTTTGACATTCGCTTCAACCCAGATATATACTCACCAG GTGTTCGTTTCCCTGAAGACTGCGCCGAGGACATTCAGAAGCAGAAGCAGCTTCTGAAAGATGGTGCAGCGTTCCTGGTGTCCTGTCAGATCCCCTCGCTG GTGAAAGACTGTTTAGACCACAGTGCTCTTCCCATGGATGGAGCTACGCTGACTGAAGCCCTGCACCAAAGAGGCATTAACGTCCGCTATCTTGGCACCGTGCTGGAGTTCGTGGACAAGACCCCTGCAAGAGCACAGCTTGACCACTTCTAC AGAATAGGAATTAGTGAGTTAATTACGAGATGTGCAAAACATATCTTCAAGACGTACCTCCAG GGTGTAGAGCTGTCTGCTCTGTCCGCCGCCGTCAGCCACTTCCTCAACTGCTTCCTCAGCTCCTTCCCGGATGCTGTGGCTCACCTTCCCGCCGATGAGCTGGTGTCTCGTAGGAAGAACCGCAAGCGTCGCAACAGAGTCCCTGGAGCGGGGGACAACACTGCGTGGGCCAGCCTGACTCCTACCGAGCTCTGGAAGAACGTTGTGTCTGAGGCTCAGAGCTACTATAACTTCACTCTACAGTG TGACAATGTGGATCTGGTGGTAGAAAAGTATGGCTTGCAGAAAATCACACTGCTGAGAGAGATCTCCATCAAAACCGGCATCCAG ATTCTGATTAAGGAGTATAACTTCGACAGCCGCCACAAAACAGCCTTCACTGAGGAGGACATTCTGAACATCTTCCCTGTTGTCAAACATGTAAACCCCAAGGCCTCTGATGCTTTCCACTTCTTCCAGAGTGGGCAGGCCAAGGTGCAACAAG GGTTCCTTAAGGAGGGCTGCGAGCTCATTAATGAAGCCTTGAACCTTTTTAACAATGTGTATGGAGCCATGCATGTGGAGATCTGTGCCTGCCTGCGCCTCCTGGCACGCCTGAACTACATCATGGGCGACCATCCTGAG GCCCTGAGTAACCAGCAGAAGGCTGTCCTAATGAGTGAGAGAGTACTGGGGATTGAGCATCCCAATACCATTCAGGAATAT ATTCATTTGGCTTTGTACTGCTTTGCAAATGGCCAGTTGTCCACTGCCCTGAAGCTGCTCTACCGCGCCCGCTACCTCATGTTGATGGTGTGCGGAGAAGACCATCCAGAGATGGCCCTGCTCGAC AGCAATATCGGCCTGGTGCTGCATGGAGTGATGGAGTACGACCTGTCCCTGAGGTTCCTAGAAAATGCCTTGGCTATAAACTCTAAATACCACGGACCTCGTTCTCTTAAGGTGGCCCTGAG TCATCACCTGGTGGCAAGAGTATACGAAAGTAAAGCAGAGTTCCGCTCTGCACTGCAGCACGAGAAGGAAGGCTACACTATATACAAGAACCAA GTTGGCGAGTCCCACGAGAAGACAAAGGAAAGTTCAGAGTATCTGAAGCACCTCACACAACAGGCAGTGGCACTGCAGAGGACCATGAACGAGATCTACAAGAACGGATCCAGCGCCAGCATCATGCCCCTCAAAGTCTGTTGTCTGAATTATGATATAACGTTGAATCATATTACGGACATAATCTTGACCATGTctggttttttcccccctccccagTTCACAGCTCCCAGCATGGCCAGTGTCCTGGAGCAGCTCAACATAATCAATGGCATCATCTTTATTCCTCTAAG CCAAAAAGACTTGGAGAACTTGAAAGCAGAGGTACAGAGGCGACAGATGCTACAGGAACCTGGGAAGATCGAGGAGAATCAAGAGGACTGCCTCCTAGAGCTGGATGACAAGCTGCCTGTGGATGATTAA